GTACATCGACCATTGTGAGCTTAAAGCGCCAGATGCGGTGGGTTCTTCAACCCGTGAAGATAACTTCGGATATTACAAAACATTTAATCCTATACATAGGTGTTCGTCTTCTGACGACTCTACCACCCAGTGGTGGCTTGGGGTACAATAAGTCACAAGTAAGAAAATATTATATCGTTACATCGTTTTTATtcacagaggtcaagggttcgaattccgtacaagcctgaatgttttcaggctttcttttcgcaactgcaaaaggtGCGTCTATAACTACGATGatcttcttttataaaattaattaaaccttattaaacaaaaaattaacctTTAATTATTTAGTAGAAATCCATGCTTGCTACAGCGCACGATATTTCTTGTAGACAGGCCTGGAAATACGCTACTGCAATCGGCTTTCATTAAAACTTGGTAAAGCGTTCTCTTCGAATCCTGAGGTGTGGTCGCTTAACGCCCTTATGGGGATTTCAAGAGGAGTACCCACGCCTAAGTAATAGGCTATTTCTGAGTTACCTTAAGCCTTTGTTTCCAATGGAGGCTATCTGCGACGCCATTTAtttgaaaacgattttttttatctcctgcaaataaaactcattttcacaaaaaaggtttcgcacttagcctcgttttgaaagtgagggtttttggaacttggaaacAGCCTATTTAACACATTTAAGGCAAAAATTTCGAAAAGCTTAAGGATGAAACTGAATCAGAAATAAGCAAAAGGAAGAAGCACTGGCTAACTCTTCAGTTAGACATCTGTCTCGTCAAGTTTCCATTTTACAATTATTTATGCCTTTTCCCTCCTactatatatttaacaattaatgaatgaggctgagtatcttgtGAAAAATTATGGATcgagatcaaggagggtgttatctgtcgaggtcgtaggccgaggcggataaaaccctccgagatctccataattcttcatatgttacaaaagccgaattcaataattgttttattattcattcaaaataattcctagtttaaaaacatggctaaaacatgcttacctccatcgatccatcgatgttaagttcatcttcgatagtgcacgtttaggttggTCCAGCTCAGGAAGTATTCTCCAAATAGAAGATGTCGCCTTCGAGTTGTcgtcttgctgttcttgccatgttttcagccattttttcgcctagttctcactcttgaaacgagtttatcgtccgccatttttgttttcacaactaaAATAGctcagcctcgtccccaggttttctcggttagcggtgcattaacctgcaagaaagctgcacttttgaaGGCCATGAGGACGAGAGGAGTAATTgtcttagtaaaatccaactagttggtcaaaaatatcgagaataaagaACTTTTAGCTAcctaaagctagactttaattcttttttgccACTAAAAACCCCGCGCTTTTCGCGACTAGTGGGCTATAAAatgtagcctagtagtagctcaaccaatcagaacgcagcattgataatagaccactagttggattttactaataaactttatttaaaccatTGATTGATCCAATGTACAGATCAGCACTGAGTAAGCTTACTTTTCTTACTGCGAGGCTATTGTACTATTATGACTATATTATGGCTATTATGACATGATATCACCATCCATAAAATTAAAGggatcaaacaaacaaacaaacagctcATATTTACAGTTAAGCTTTGATAAGGCGTCTTCTACAGGCGAAGCATATTTTCATGTATGCTGATTTATAGTCTGCCAAACGGCgagtacattatgcttttgtttccccaCTTAAATGCTACACCTTAATTGTCCCAATAAAATGCCCACTCACTGAAATGTACGGGTTCATCATCATAGAGattttttatattatataaTCTTTTTGAACCTGGGGACTATGTTTCACCAAACCACCACTGCGTAGTAGAAGTGTTGTTTCTTGTGCATCTGTGAATAGGATTAACTGTTTCATACCAACCAAAATTATCCTCCCCTCCTGGGTGGGACCTCGCCTTAGTGCTCTTTAGCTCGCAATTCGCTATTCCGTGATAGGAATCAATATGAGCGTGCCaatatttattttgtccaaagtAAGCAGTGCAGTTAATGCAGTCGTGGCCTCTGATATTGATGTACTCGAATTTTTTGCAACCGAGACCGCTGAAATTCATAACGTTAATATCGCTAAACTTGGCTCGTAAATAATCGGTGTAGTTAAGCCCTTCTGTGTCAAAGTTGCATGTTGCACGCACATATGTCGAGTGGTCTGCTATGGCCTTCATCCTTGACCAGGATAAACGGAACTTTTTCCACGTGAAGGCTTCTTGATTTACGGGGtaattgtttaaaaatgtttcattcCTGAACTCCAACTTATAACTGAAGCTAAACGACTCGACCAGAGTCCAGATAATGACATCAGCTGACCTAAAATCGCAAAAGACTTGGTAAAATGAGTTGGTTGTTGGATCAAACAGTTCATAAACAGCAGAACTGCTACGTCTGTCATTTTCTAATTGTTCCTTGCAAGATGTAGGTCTTCGTTTATGACACAATCTGCCAAAATATCCCGTGGGACAGGTGCAATTAAACTTTACTTTCGCATCACCACACAATTCAATGCACGTTCCTCCATGAGCACATGGATTTTGGTTGCAGCAATGATTGATGCACAGTTTCT
The genomic region above belongs to Porites lutea chromosome 12, jaPorLute2.1, whole genome shotgun sequence and contains:
- the LOC140953784 gene encoding uncharacterized protein, with translation MGTNHAMLGHSYKNFTSSQAYDCHVKCFEEKCRCRAYQIWQKRCELLDEDRFSAPKDFVNDAEYTYFDMNREFPNLIPINAKSKKLCINHCCNQNPCAHGGTCIELCGDAKVKFNCTCPTGYFGRLCHKRRPTSCKEQLENDRRSSSAVYELFDPTTNSFYQVFCDFRSADVIIWTLVESFSFSYKLEFRNETFLNNYPVNQEAFTWKKFRLSWSRMKAIADHSTYVRATCNFDTEGLNYTDYLRAKFSDINVMNFSGLGCKKFEYINIRGHDCINCTAYFGQNKYWHAHIDSYHGIANCELKSTKARSHPGGEDNFGWYETVNPIHRCTRNNTSTTQWWFGET